From Corynebacterium aquatimens:
ATAGCGCCCGGCCCGGGGATCCCCGACGGTGCGGTCATCGCCGCCGATCTCGCGGAGCGTTTCGCGAAATCGTCGACTCCGGGCGGCCAGGGCGTCAACACGACGGACGGCAAAGTCCAGCTTTCCATCGATGTCGCCGAATGCGCATCGCTTACCGACGCCCAGCGTCACCGTATCTCGCGCAACCTCGAGCACCGCCTAGACGGCTCCGTCTTTACCGTGACTGCGTCGACTCAGCGGTCTGTGTTTCGCTCCTGGTCCTCTCGCTTGCACCTGCGACACAGCCTCGTGCCCCCGGGCCGTAGCGTTCGGGGGGAGCACAATAGCCCCAGTCCTCATCACGTCCCGGGATCAAAGAGTTCATCGCAGTGGTTAAGCACTACACGTTGAACTTGAACTCGACCACGTCGCCGTCGGCCATGACGTAGTCCTTGCCCTCCTGGCGGACTTTGCCGTGGGCGCGGGCTTCTGCCATGGAACCGAATTCGTCGAGGTCGTCGAAGGCGACGATTTCAGCCTTGATGAAGCCCTTTTCAAAGTCGGTGTGGATAACGCCGGCGGCCTTCGGTGCGGTGTCGCCCTTGTGGATCGTCCACGCGCGCGATTCCTTCGGCCCCGCCGTCAGGTAGGTCTGCAGGCCGAGGGTTTCAAAGCCGGCTTTAGCGAGCGTCGATAAGCCAGGTTCTTCTTGCCCCACTGCCGCGAGGAGCTCCGCGGCGTCTTCCTCCTCGAGCTCAAGGAGCTCTGTCTCCGTCTGCGCGTCGAGAAACACGGCCTCGGCGGGCGCGACGAGGTCGCGAAGGGTTTGCTTGCGCGCGTCGTCAGTGAGGACGGCCTCGTCGGAGTTGAAGACGTAGAGGAAAGGCTTGGCCGTCATGAGGTGGAGCTCTTTGAGCAGCGCGAGGTCAATCTCATTGCTTTTCGACGCGGCGAACAGCGTGCGATCGTCCTCTAGAATCGCCTGGGCTTTCTTTGCCTCGGCGGCGGTGGCTGCGATGTCTTTGTCCTTGCGGCCTTCCTTCTCCAGGCGTGGCAGGGCCTTCTCAATCGTCTGGAGGTCGGCGAGGATCAGCTCGGTGTTGATGACGGAAATGTCATTCGCCGGGTCCACTTTGCCGTCGACGTGGATGACGTTGTCGTCGCTAAACGCGCGCACGACCTGGCAGATCGCGTCCGCCTCGCGGATGTTGGCCAAGAACGCGTTGCCCATGCCCTCGCCCTCAGACGCGCCTTTGACAATGCCCGCGATGTCCACGAAGGACACCGTCGCCGGCAGGATCTGCGCCGAACCGAAAATCTCCGCGAGACGAGTAAGGCGCGGATCCGGCAGCTCGACGAGACCGACGTTCGGCTCGATCGTGGCGAACGGGTAGTTCGCGGCCAGCACGTCGTTGCGGGTCAGGGCGTTAAACAAAGTGGACTTGCCCACGTTGGGCAGACCGACGATTCCAAGGGTAAGGCTCACGGTGGCTCATCCTATCGCACTACCCATTGCGCCCTCATAGGGAGAGGCACGAGGCGCGTTCGACGCACTCATGGGG
This genomic window contains:
- a CDS encoding peptide chain release factor I; translated protein: MNDMTIAPGPGIPDGAVIAADLAERFAKSSTPGGQGVNTTDGKVQLSIDVAECASLTDAQRHRISRNLEHRLDGSVFTVTASTQRSVFRSWSSRLHLRHSLVPPGRSVRGEHNSPSPHHVPGSKSSSQWLSTTR
- the ychF gene encoding redox-regulated ATPase YchF: MSLTLGIVGLPNVGKSTLFNALTRNDVLAANYPFATIEPNVGLVELPDPRLTRLAEIFGSAQILPATVSFVDIAGIVKGASEGEGMGNAFLANIREADAICQVVRAFSDDNVIHVDGKVDPANDISVINTELILADLQTIEKALPRLEKEGRKDKDIAATAAEAKKAQAILEDDRTLFAASKSNEIDLALLKELHLMTAKPFLYVFNSDEAVLTDDARKQTLRDLVAPAEAVFLDAQTETELLELEEEDAAELLAAVGQEEPGLSTLAKAGFETLGLQTYLTAGPKESRAWTIHKGDTAPKAAGVIHTDFEKGFIKAEIVAFDDLDEFGSMAEARAHGKVRQEGKDYVMADGDVVEFKFNV